One Poecilia reticulata strain Guanapo linkage group LG19, Guppy_female_1.0+MT, whole genome shotgun sequence genomic window carries:
- the LOC103481478 gene encoding dual specificity protein phosphatase 13-like — protein sequence MQDTSSAVSCVTASLKELQKVLYGGKRFGNHVDEVWPNLYIGNMSVANDRYSLWKLGITHVVNAAHGRMYCQGSHDFYGATVEYYGVPADDSPSFDLSRYFLPTAEYIHNSLNTNGARVLVHCAVGVSRSASLVLAYLMIYHAYTLLEAINKVKECRWIFPNRGFLKQLRALDLKLHNTPANGT from the exons ATGCAGGATACAAGCAGTGCAGTTTCTTGTGTCACTGCCTCTCTAAAAGAACTGCAGAAGGTTTTGTATGGAGGTAAGAGATTTGGGAACCATGTGGATGAAGTTTGGCCAAACCTCTACATTGGGAACAT GTCAGTTGCCAACGACCGCTACAGTCTGTGGAAGCTGGGAATTACTCATGTTGTGAATGCAGCTCATGGGAGGATGTACTGTCAGGGAAGTCATGACTTTTATGGCGCCACAGTGGAATATTATGGAGTCCCCGCTGATGACTCGCCGAGTTTTGACCTTTCTCGCTATTTCTTGCCAACTGCTGAGTATATTCACAACTCACTCAACACGAATGGGG CTCGGGTGTTAGTGCACTGTGCAGTCGGAGTGAGCAGGTCTGCCTCGCTGGTGTTGGCTTACCTCATGATCTACCATGCTTACACCCTGCTGGAAGCCATCAATAAGGTCAAAGAGTGCAGGTGGATTTTCCCAAACAGGGGTTTCCTAAAGCAGCTGCGTGCTTTGGATCTGAAACTACACAATACTCCTGCCAATGGGActtaa